Below is a genomic region from Henckelia pumila isolate YLH828 chromosome 3, ASM3356847v2, whole genome shotgun sequence.
TATTCGAGCTTGGACTCAATTTTTCAGCCAGCTCAAAATTTGAAACATGTAAATTTTGAACTGACTACAACCAGGATCAAAATTCGAATTTGTGCAGGATTAATTTGGTTTGAACTTAAGTATGTTAATTTTAAGACTTTAGTTTAAGCTAGAGCTTATAAAATATAACTAAAACTTTATAGCTGGCAAGCTATCGAATAAAATAGTTTGGCCTAACGTCAGCTTGAAAAATATGTCATATGTTCGAGCTTCTCAAGTTCCAAAATGTTGAATATCAATCGTACCATATTTAAGTTGCCTCTATTCGATTGCATCCATAATCTAGCCTGTGTTATAAGTTGCCTagtttgtgttttatttttttgtatttgcaCGTAATGATGTGAAGAAGTTTTCTCATACGAGTGACAACATTTTATCAATCATGGTCATTGCAGGAAATTAGAGTTTTAACACAGGGAACTGTGGCTGCAGAGAACAGTGGAATAGGATCATATCTTGGCTGGGGAATGGCAGTTGTTTACCTTGGTGGACGTCTTCCTCAAATTTGCTTAAATGTGAGCATACTTTATGAATTCCCATAATGAACGAATGGATTCATCCGTCAATGAAATTTCATTGCAAACACTAGTTAAAAGTAGAGCCGGCCACGGTTTATTTGAATCGTGAACTAAAACTAGAACCAGGATCGTCCCAAAAAAACTGGAACCATACCAATTTTTTCAGCTTCTGTTCTGAAATCAGAATGGAAACCGAGAAGATACGGTTTGATTTCGGTTTCTAAAAATTAGAAAACATAACCGTAAATGTCTCTTAACTAATTAAGTTTAACTAGTTTCATAATCTTACTAGATGCACCATTTTTTAAACTAATAGCATAGATAATAGATTAGTAGTCAAAAAGCATGGAAAGTTCTTACTTTATGCCTTTGTTCATCTGTGCAGATCAGAAGGGGAACTGCTGAGGTTAGTATtacttttatttatatatgtgtGAGTATACCaccattaatattttttttttgtacaatttttTAAACATTGATAAATGCATTACAAATGTATTTAATCAATTTAGAAAATAAgataagtaaaaataaaatgcttCATAATTATATCTTTTTCAATCATTACAACAGTAAAAAATTGTCTATGACTATTTTTTTCAACACTAGTTTTCTGTTTCTATCAAAAATAGAAATGAAAACAAGTTTGACCCCCCTCCCCCCAGGTTGATTTGTTTATCAAGAAACAGAAGTACCATTTCTCAAATAAGCATAAACATAACGCAAAAATACTCTTGCTCAAGTTctcttttttgtttctttttttaaacGGTCTAATGTGCAGGGGCTTAACCCGCTAATGTTCGTCTTTGCTGTGGTTGGCAATGCTACATATGTGGCAAGGTGAGTTACTACAACATGTGTGGTTTTTGTTCAGTTATGTGATCATTCGAGCGGCCGATGGAGGGGCAGTAAACACCCCCCTCCCCTCGCCCCCTTGTTCCAAATCCTGGGTCCGCTCTTGCAACCAAGTTCTTATTTACATTGTTTCTTTCTCAGCATTCTTGTTAAAAGCTTGGACTGGTCGAAAATAAGACCAAACCTGCCATGGCTGGTGGATGCCGGAGGATGCATGCTTCTTGATACTTTTGTATCCTTTTAACACACATCCTCACTACTTCGATTGCTCTTTGTGCCCAGAATATATATGTTTATCTATAAAAATCCCTGTCTCTCCTTAATAGATAGCACAGATACTTATTCAGTTCATATACTTTCGCTATCGGCCCACGAGAGAAGAGGAAAAGTGCGGAGAGTGAACTGCTGTTGCATCATGAATAAACAATCATGGTTCCTTGGTAGCTATCTGTTCTACAGTTGTGGCATCCCCAGATCAAGTGTTTGTGCTACGTTTCACGCATCCCTGATGTGGAAGCTTGTTTGAGACAGTTAAATGACATGCAATATTCTTTTTGGCCAATTGGCACATAATTCTTTTTAGACTTTCACGAggcattatttttaatttctttctaTGTTGGCTTGTTGAtcgggtgcaaacgaaccgaatcgagccgaataataataaaaaattaaggtTTAAGTTCGGCTCGAATCATGTATATTCGAGTTagagctcaattcgaagctcgaAAATTTCAATTATGttggctcgagctcgactcaaataaagttcgagttcggctcgaaatatttgaacttattcgtgaactatttAAACTATTGCTCGGGTGTTAAGGTTCAAAAACTTCGTTCAAAAGATCGAAATATCCGAAAAGgttcttaatttatatatactaAGCAAAAAGCACACATGTGTGTAAAAACCACATAAAATTGGTATGGTTACTCATATGATAATTAGGGAATGCttgcaatagattgtgcttttgtagaagtgattaatttatagattataaaaaagtgaagaaaaatcaaaatttggtagtgtttgaaaacaaaagtgaaagctaaaaatcaaagttgggtactattgtttgataaataagttattagagTATTTTAACATTGACCTTTATACTACAATCACTTTTGGAGCATCATAATCACATATGACTATCTTttagatttcaattaagttaagcataaactaacacataatctagatttaagaaacagacaaaaatgatttttttaaatcaaaagctaacaatcactttttttagtgattgcaaacactcccttaataATGTATCATTGATACTGGAAGGTGAAAGTGGGTGTAAAGTGCATAATCTaacaaatcattatttttaattatcctTTTACCActttgaaagaaatattttgttttaaattttttaatcattatttttaattaacttTTACAActttgaaagaaatattttgttttatacaccccgtctcaattatataggtcatgttttcatttttgtttgtctcaaatatatatatagtcatatatcaaatttagtaataatttttttataatattttactaATATATACTCTTATTAACTGAATCTTGAAAATTATATAAccattttttgaataaattaacgACTAAATAAAAAGTTTGTACAAATCTATTTTGTCAATGATTTTTCTTAAATATGTgtggaaaaaaaataagtttatgTAATCAAAACGGTATTATATTATACAACacgatataatatttttaaaatattatttttagtgaaaaaaaaaatacattacgCTCAGAAAGGTTACAAGTTCTCAGAGAAAGCAAGAGCCAACCACGCCGGAGCACCACCCGCGGCTGAGACTAAATCCGCTGGCCTAGCGCCACACGTTTAAACACCGGCTGCGGCCCCACGCTCACCGCCTTATATTCACGGCAGCCCATCAGAAGCAGCCCATTTCCCTTCCGCCACCCGCCGTGGCCGCCACCCACCTCCTCCTGTTTCTGCGGCCGCGGCCCCAAGATATCGGCCCTGCCGATTTCTGAGGCCGAGGCGGCTGAGATATTGGTGGTGACGCTGGCCTTGTCCAGGCCGTCGGCCGTGGCCACGCTCCAGTCGATGCTAACTTCGCTCGGCGCCGGCAGGTAAATGCGCTCGGAGGCCGCACGCGACTCGTCCAGGCTCTTCATGTCGAATTCAACCTTGCGAGTGACATTAACACCATGCGCCGATATCGTAAATCTTCTCGCGTTTGGATTTTCCTCTAATACTGAATAATCCCTTCTGCAGTACATGGAATTACTCGAAGTTGGAGCTGACAAGCTTTCGATCTCGAATAGGTCCGAGCTTGCATCGCTCCACATATCATCGTCTACGTTCGTTACACCCACGACCGGACTTCTTGGATCGAAAAGGGCTCGATCCCGGACGACGTTTTTCGGTCCTAGGACCGATGACAGATCAAGAAGTGCACGGAAAACTTCCAAAGACTTGCGGGGTGAATCTTCAAGAGGGGTAGCATTCGATTTTCTACCCATATTCTTGTCCTTAACCCGGATGGAATTGGAGTTTACATTAACAGGGAACGATAAAAGCCGCAATTCGTCGATAAAAGGCCTTCCTTTGGCCGATACACGCTGTTTGAGTGTTTCTTGAGTGGACTCGAGGTTGTTTAATTCTTGCAAGTGAGAATGAGAAGGCGAATTATTGTCTTCATCATCATCGACAATATTCTTGCCGGTTTTGATCGAATCCGGCATGGTGTTTTCGGACTCCAACTCGACCTCCTTAACCCGGACAGCTTTCTTGCCAATACAACAGTTACTCTTTCTGTCCAAAAGCCATTTCTTGGCAGCaaaagtccttttgatcttGCGATGATCATTTGAAGGAAAAGTAGTACTACTGATATTCTTCAAAGAAACAGATCCTTTGGCGGCATTCGCCATCATCAATAACCCGGTTCGACTATTCCAACTCGCCTCCGATACCGATGCTGTAGCGCTGGAAGATCTCGCCCCTGGGAAACTCCCGCCATATCCATCGACAGAAGAAACCGGCGACGGCGGCGGTATTACTACTCTTTGATCGTTATAAGTAACAAAATCGTTACACGTATGATCCTGAAGTACTTTCTGTTGTTCGACTTTTTCGACCTGATCTTTCGGATCGTTGCTTCCACTGAAATACCTGCGTGCATCGAAAATGCTTAGCTCGGTTTCATCAATGGAGATCATTCGGCTCTCGTTTTGTGAAATTTGTTCGATAGGTTTGGTTTTCATTAGGTACGAGGTGAAAGATACATCTTGGAAGGTAGAGTTATTTAGTGCCAAGGAATTAGTGTAACAACGAGGGGGCGTTTCCTTAATGGTTAACATACTGAATTTTGCTTCAAGTTTTCTTGGTAAAGTTGACGATTTCATTGAAGGGAACTCAAACTGGCTTCTGGCTATCTATATAAGTCTTATATATACTTAGTACACCCTTGTATgtacataaaatatatttttataaatttgaatttatttataaattaggaTAATGAGTAAAGAGATAATGGTAATTATAACTTAGGATAATGAGATAGTGGGAAGAGGAGGTGAGAATCATTTGAATTTTACTTAAATTCCCTAATCAAGTTTATAAATCTCCATTATCCGGCGATTTTGCATTTAAAGACCGATCatctgttttaaaattttaaattatatccACTGTCCGACGGTTTTGCATTTAAAGTCCcactatttattttaaaatttaaatatcgaAATTTCCGTGTTTATCCTTAATAATAGTTGATTGAGTGTAATGGTGGCATGTGTATTTTTAGAATTTCGTCTTGTTACACCATGACAccaaaaattggtttttataATGGACTCGtgttttataaaatagtaaagAGTAAGTGAGCTTTTTACGCGAGAAAGATCGTTTCGGTTCATATTTACAACAagaagtaataattttttatgggtCGGATTAGATTGAAGATtcgttttataaaattaaatcatatattgAACCGAAACGCAGTCGTCTCACAtgaatttttgtatttttttttattacaactAGGAGGAGGGGACATTTGTTGCGTCCATGTGTCAACATTCTGTCCATGTTTGAACCCATAGTCTCTTCCTAAATTGGGGCTAATACTCATTTTCTTACACCATTTAAccccttttatttatcttgtaaTGGTACCTCATGTTATGATTTTTTACTGATCGATTTGTTCTATGTCATTATTCATCATGTTAGTAACTCATAATTTTGGCCACATGAGATGCAGGCTATGGATATTTATCCTCAATTTACTTATATCAGTAACTTAATTTCACTCCAAATGAATGTTGCAACGTGCAAGAAGAAAATGAAACAACATgtgaaaaaagaagaaaaatattaAGATCAGAATGAGATGAAGTCAAATCGTTCACCAATACACTAAATGGGGAATTCATATTATATATCCAACTATTACCTCTAACACAATTAAAATAATGAGTTACTAAGAGATCAATAAAAAGTACACGAATTAAATTGGGTAAAAAAATCTTAACATGAAAGATCATTTTAATTTTGGTACGAGACAAACAAAAGGTACTTATTATaatctaaaaaatttataagGTATAGGGACTAAAATGAGTATAATCCCCGGCCCACCGGATTGAGAGAATTGCATTTTAAATATGTATCATATAAAATCATTAACTTGGATTCaagttatttcaaaaaaaaaaattgtatttttctaATTTTAGTCTCGTTTTGGATTAAATAGATTAATAAATTAATCACAATGATGCCAATTGATTGCACCAATTTTGATATTTTCCcatagatatatatatgtactgaCAAGAGTTGGGCACATGGTAGCTCAAATTATGTCCACACAATGAGATCTATCTTGGAAATTGTTGATGCATTTTTGGAATAAATAATTTGCTGGGAATTTTGGTAATTACTTGATATTAGTATTATGCATGCCTTCATGTGATTTTCCATAAATTTCACGCTCATAAACAAACAAACGAACTCTGCGATTTGCATGTAGTATATCGATTTATGGTTGGGAAAGTAAGAATGCATCCTGAACTTGGTTTCTGATTGGGTGAACAAAGGGCTAGCTAGCTAATGATAATATAAATAGGAgtcgaaattttaaaaaaatttaaagattttGTCACATTTTGTTCTTGGAAATAGTGGTTAGACGTATTATTGTTACAATTTTAGTATGTGCCTTGGAAAAGATAAATATATCCCTTGTTCGTTTTTTCAATGTAAATATAGTGGAACAAGTGCTCTAAGAGTTGGCTAGATAAAAATATCCCTTGTtcgtttttttaatataaatatggtGGAACAATGTAAATACACATGTTCGTTAAGGGGAGCGGGCCTAGACTATGCTAGGTTAGAATAAATGACCTCGTGTGCGTGCCGCCGCCGTCCGACCGGCTTGGCACGGACCGGACCGGACGTGGGCTGGCTTTGactcatgtatatatataacttttggacaaaataaattaattattttgcttCAGGAAACATACACGAAGTCAAGGGATGCAACTGTCCGGGgcatccaaattttttttaaagataaagAGTCAAACTCTATTGTCTCTTTTGCTGCGTGCATACTAATCAAAGTTTTTTACAAGTTTAAgacaaaattttcttttatcatGGCTACTGATCCCTCGGCCAGTGTCACGCCACCCCCTGTTACGCCACCGGCTGTCACGGCCCTTATTGCTTCTTCTGCACATGCCGAGAAACCAGATAAGTTCTCTGGTACTGCTTTCAAGACATGGCAGCAGAAAATGTTGTTTTATCTCACAACACTTCACCTTGCGAGGTACTTGAAGGAGGATGTTGTTATACCGACAGAAAATGCAAATGCACAGGAAAAGCCTGCTTTCGAGGCATGGTCTCACAGCGACTTCCTCTGCCGAAACTATATACTGAATGGGTTGGATAATACGCTGTACATCGTATACTCTGCAACCAAGACTGCTAAAAAACTGTGGGAATCCTTGGAGAAAAAGTACAAGACAGAGGACGCTGGCACAAAGAAGTTTGTAGTCGGAAATTTTCTCGAGTTCAAAATGGTTGATACCAAGACAGTGATCATCCAAgtgcaagaatttcaaatcaacCTCCATGATATAATGGCCAAAGGGATGATGATCAGTGAGTCCTTCCAAGTTGCTGCGTTGATTGAAAAACTGTCGCCTTTATGGAAGGAATTCAAAACTTATTTGAAGCATAAACGCAAAGAAATGAGGCTCAAGGACTTGATCATCAGGCTGCGAATTAAGGAAGACAACCGCAAAGCGGAGAACAAAGCTGGTAAGATGCCGATGGTGGATTCGGGCGCTACGAAGAAAAGAAAGCAGTTTGGAAAAGATGTGAAGCAAGGGAAGAACAAGAAATGGAAAGGAACCTGTTGGAACTGTGGAAATACAAACCACAAAGCCAAGGATTGTCGCTTACCAAAGAAGGACAATCAGTACCAGGCAAATGTTGTCCAACACAAATCAGTGCCTATTGACTTGTCTGAGTTAGATCTGTCAGCAGTAGTCTCCGAGGCTAACATGGTTGATCATTCTAGAGAATGGTTTATCGACACTGGAGCGACGCAACATGTCTGTGCTGACAAGGAGTTATTCCCGAAGTATATTCCTATAATTGGAAGACAACTCTATATGGGTAACAATGCGACTTCTAACATCGTTTGCTTAGGCAAAGTGGTTATAAAGATGACTTTAGGAAAGGAGCTTACTCTTATTGATGTCCTTCATGTTCCGGACATAAGGAAGAATCTTGTATCAGGTTCTAGGCTTGTTAAGGCTGGATTTAGAATAGTTTTTGAAGCCGGCAAAGTTGTAATCATGAAAAATGGACAGTTCCtaggaaaaaaatatatagaaaagGGACTGTTCAAAATGAATGTAATGAATGTACTTCGCAAGTTTAAAAGTAATAAAGTTAATGCTTTGAATTATTTGGTtgaatgttctaatttatggcatactagattaggacatgttaacttcaacactTTGAGGAGACTCGGAAAGTTAAATCTTATTTCAATGACTAAGATTGATTAAAACTACAAATGTGAAGTATGTGTTGAAGCTAAATTAACTAAAGTACCTTTTCACACAGTGAAAAGAATTACAATACCTCTAGAACTAATTCACACTGACATTTGTGATTTAAAGTTTGTACAGACTAGAGGtgagaaaaaatattttattacattCATTCATGATTGCACAAGATTCTGTTATATATTTCTTTTAAGAAGCAAAGATGAAGCTCTTGAAGTGTTTAAGACCTATAAAAATGAAATTGAAAATCAATTAGGCAAACGAATCAAAAATATTCGTAGTAATAGAGGAGGCGAATATGTAGCTccgtttgaagaattttgcattgagtctggcattattcatcaaacaactgctccatattcaccacaatctaaTGGTATCGCAGAAAGAAAAAACCGTACTCTTAAGGAGATGATGAATGTCATGCTGATAAGTTCTGGTTTACCCCAAAACTTGTGGGGGGAAGCAATCCTTTCAGCAAACCATATTCTTAACAAAATACCACACAAAAATAAGAATGAATCTCCTTACGAATTACAAAAAGATCACAGACCTTCATACAAATACTTGAAAGAATGGGGGTGTTTGACTAAAGTAGAAATAccaaagccaaaacaagtgAAGATTGGACCTAAGACAGTTGATTGCATCTTTATTGACTATGCAAACAACTAGTAGTGCATATAGATTTCTAGTGCACAAGTCAGTGATTCCTGATATACATGATAATACGATTATTGAATCAAGGAATGCTGCACTTTTTGAGAACATCTTTCCTTGTAATGAAGAGAAAGAAAAGAACTCTGTAAAAAGAGCTCGTGAATCTACAATTAAAGAAACGCATGAAAAAGAAGAACCAAGGCGTAGTAAAAGAGCTAAGATAGCTAAAAATTTGGTCCTGATT
It encodes:
- the LOC140888473 gene encoding uncharacterized protein; translated protein: MKTKPIEQISQNESRMISIDETELSIFDARRYFSGSNDPKDQVEKVEQQKVLQDHTCNDFVTYNDQRVVIPPPSPVSSVDGYGGSFPGARSSSATASVSEASWNSRTGLLMMANAAKGSVSLKNISSTTFPSNDHRKIKRTFAAKKWLLDRKSNCCIGKKAVRVKEVELESENTMPDSIKTGKNIVDDDEDNNSPSHSHLQELNNLESTQETLKQRVSAKGRPFIDELRLLSFPVNVNSNSIRVKDKNMGRKSNATPLEDSPRKSLEVFRALLDLSSVLGPKNVVRDRALFDPRSPVVGVTNVDDDMWSDASSDLFEIESLSAPTSSNSMYCRRDYSVLEENPNARRFTISAHGVNVTRKVEFDMKSLDESRAASERIYLPAPSEVSIDWSVATADGLDKASVTTNISAASASEIGRADILGPRPQKQEEVGGGHGGWRKGNGLLLMGCREYKAVSVGPQPVFKRVALGQRI